From the genome of Nitrosopumilus sp., one region includes:
- a CDS encoding NTP transferase domain-containing protein — MKAVILTGGLGTRLQPYTLFTPKPMLPLGDRPLLEHSINWLKKNNIKSIVLCVSYLRRNIQDYFQQGEDFGVSIEYAISDKPLATAGQLKTAEEFIDDTFVCMYGDSVFDFSLKSMIKKHQQKKAFATMCLYEYKSRLPYGVIDTDKNDNITAWREKPAITSNINTGCYVMEPGVFPLIPNDIPYGMDKVLEKAMSRKKKLSSFSIKKGFTDVGDMKSYEKAYEEFKKKLGKI; from the coding sequence ATGAAAGCGGTAATTTTGACTGGAGGTTTAGGGACAAGACTTCAACCATATACGCTGTTTACTCCAAAACCAATGCTTCCTCTCGGAGACAGACCTCTACTAGAGCATTCAATTAATTGGCTGAAAAAAAACAACATCAAGTCAATTGTACTATGTGTAAGTTATTTGCGACGAAACATTCAAGATTATTTTCAACAGGGGGAGGATTTCGGAGTAAGCATAGAATATGCAATTTCAGACAAGCCACTGGCAACCGCAGGTCAACTTAAAACTGCAGAAGAGTTTATCGACGACACTTTTGTCTGCATGTACGGCGATTCAGTATTTGATTTTTCATTGAAGAGCATGATAAAAAAACATCAACAAAAGAAAGCATTTGCCACAATGTGCCTCTACGAATACAAATCTCGCCTACCATATGGTGTAATTGATACTGACAAAAATGACAACATTACAGCTTGGAGAGAGAAACCAGCGATAACATCCAACATCAATACAGGATGCTATGTCATGGAACCAGGAGTATTTCCATTAATTCCAAATGACATACCGTATGGAATGGACAAAGTTCTTGAAAAAGCAATGTCTAGAAAGAAGAAGCTGAGCAGTTTTTCCATCAAGAAAGGGTTTACAGACGTAGGAGACATGAAGTCATACGAAAAGGCATATGAGGAATTTAAGAAAAAATTAGGTAAAATCTAA
- a CDS encoding fructose 1,6-bisphosphatase encodes MKITVSVIKADVGGIGGHTRPSDALIQAVRDTVNNSKHLLIDYYIGYCGDDVHIVMSHRHGVDNKEIHKMAWDAFMAGTQVAKRQGLYGAGQDLLKDSFSGNIKGMGPGVAEMEFDERQNEAFTVFAADKTEPGAFNYPIYRMFVDALSNTGLIVNTNLADGVIINVMDVEQGKVAAMELWKDKPTLEAALMYPGRYVVDTVTTKEGEPILAASTDRLHNIAGTYVGKDDPILLVRTQKLFPATEEVGSVFNNPHYVAGNTRGSHNMPLMPVKLNSAATINFCIPIVESLVFSMHEGKFTGPFDGFSTPDWDYIREIATKKAITIRSQGFIHPATLVPSELEYAEGYKARMAVLEEKMKPIDGAGGNSSDGSNKKENYEDPD; translated from the coding sequence ATGAAGATCACAGTCTCCGTAATCAAGGCCGACGTTGGCGGAATAGGAGGCCATACAAGACCAAGCGATGCCCTGATTCAGGCAGTCAGAGATACGGTTAACAATTCAAAACATTTGCTTATCGACTATTACATAGGATACTGCGGAGATGACGTCCACATTGTCATGTCCCATAGACACGGAGTGGACAACAAGGAAATCCACAAGATGGCATGGGATGCATTCATGGCAGGAACCCAGGTCGCAAAGAGACAGGGACTGTATGGTGCAGGGCAAGACTTGCTAAAGGATTCATTTTCAGGAAACATCAAGGGAATGGGTCCCGGAGTAGCCGAAATGGAATTCGACGAAAGACAAAACGAGGCATTTACAGTATTTGCAGCAGACAAGACAGAGCCAGGCGCATTTAACTATCCGATTTACAGAATGTTTGTAGACGCACTAAGCAATACAGGACTTATTGTAAACACAAACCTTGCAGACGGCGTGATAATCAATGTCATGGACGTCGAGCAGGGCAAGGTTGCGGCAATGGAGCTGTGGAAGGACAAGCCAACACTGGAGGCAGCACTAATGTATCCTGGAAGATACGTAGTGGATACGGTCACTACAAAGGAAGGAGAACCAATCCTTGCAGCATCAACTGACAGGCTGCACAACATTGCAGGAACCTACGTCGGAAAGGACGACCCAATTCTGTTAGTGAGAACACAAAAGCTATTTCCAGCAACCGAAGAGGTAGGCAGTGTCTTTAACAATCCACACTATGTCGCAGGAAACACAAGGGGAAGTCACAACATGCCGTTAATGCCAGTAAAGCTAAACTCAGCTGCAACAATTAATTTCTGCATTCCAATTGTCGAATCACTTGTATTCAGCATGCATGAAGGAAAGTTTACGGGACCATTTGACGGATTCTCCACTCCGGACTGGGACTATATCAGGGAGATTGCAACCAAAAAGGCAATTACCATCAGAAGTCAGGGATTCATCCATCCTGCAACGCTGGTTCCATCCGAGCTTGAATATGCGGAAGGATACAAGGCAAGAATGGCAGTGTTAGAGGAAAAGATGAAGCCCATAGACGGTGCAGGCGGAAACAGCTCTGACGGCAGCAACAAGAAAGAAAACTACGAAGATCCGGACTAG
- the glmS gene encoding glutamine--fructose-6-phosphate transaminase (isomerizing): protein MCSILGLSADHDVAPALVESLKKMEYRGYDSVGVAVNGGSEIAVKKGVGKVNAVNNDLAMDKMSGFTGIGHTRWATHGKVTAENAHPHMCNTNSIGVVHNGIIENYVELRKDLENNHGVVFKSSTDTEVIPNLLQIYFKRSHDVKKSIMETVKKLKGHYVFVALFKTGELVGVKNHEPLILGMGDTDLLLTSDVVGLPESISSAVYLEDNQFVIIKNQKHKIFGFEGNVAQFVVKTIPKNYQNVTKESYEFFTEKEIFEQPETILVAGNDAENIDKIADIIYNSDYVYVTGSGTSYNIAVIAKYLFSRYAGKKVEHLMASEAKYSSQYLIPNSTLFAISQSGESADVLEAVSIGKEKNSKIISMINSENSSLARESLFSIGLNCGPEIGVAATKSFTSQMAILYKIVNKLCDGCITLDFQVISDTYTSILSDVSEIQRLVKDIKDIQSLFVIGRGIHYPIAKEAALKIKEITYVHSEGIAAGELKHGPLALMDELAYVIVINPDDDSYVDNMSTVHEIKSRNAKVIGVSNKPDPNYDYWIPIPTVDPVLYPLVEIISLQLISYYLAVEKGIDPDYPKNLAKSVTVK, encoded by the coding sequence ATGTGTTCAATTTTAGGTTTGTCTGCTGATCATGATGTAGCTCCTGCTTTGGTTGAATCTCTGAAGAAAATGGAATACCGCGGATATGACAGTGTGGGTGTGGCTGTTAATGGTGGATCTGAAATTGCAGTAAAGAAAGGTGTTGGAAAAGTTAATGCTGTAAATAATGATCTGGCTATGGATAAGATGTCTGGATTCACTGGCATCGGTCATACTCGTTGGGCTACCCATGGCAAGGTAACTGCAGAAAACGCACATCCGCACATGTGTAACACGAATTCCATAGGTGTCGTACACAATGGAATTATTGAAAACTATGTTGAATTAAGAAAAGATTTGGAAAACAATCACGGTGTGGTTTTCAAAAGCTCCACTGACACTGAAGTGATACCAAATCTCCTGCAAATTTATTTTAAAAGATCACATGACGTTAAAAAGTCCATAATGGAGACTGTGAAAAAATTAAAAGGTCATTATGTTTTTGTAGCACTCTTTAAAACTGGTGAGCTGGTAGGGGTGAAGAATCATGAACCCCTAATCCTTGGTATGGGTGATACTGATTTGTTACTGACAAGCGATGTTGTTGGACTGCCTGAGTCTATTTCATCTGCAGTTTATCTGGAAGATAATCAGTTTGTAATTATTAAGAACCAAAAACACAAAATCTTTGGTTTTGAGGGAAATGTCGCACAGTTTGTCGTTAAAACAATCCCAAAAAATTATCAAAACGTCACAAAAGAATCATATGAGTTTTTTACTGAAAAAGAGATTTTTGAACAACCTGAAACCATTCTTGTAGCTGGTAATGATGCAGAAAATATTGATAAAATTGCAGATATTATTTATAATTCAGATTATGTCTATGTGACAGGTAGCGGAACAAGCTACAACATTGCAGTCATTGCAAAATATCTTTTCTCCAGGTATGCTGGAAAGAAGGTTGAACATCTAATGGCCAGTGAGGCAAAATATTCTTCTCAGTATCTTATCCCAAACTCAACTCTTTTTGCAATATCTCAAAGTGGCGAGAGTGCTGACGTGCTTGAGGCTGTTTCAATTGGTAAAGAAAAAAATTCTAAGATAATATCCATGATAAATTCTGAAAATTCGTCACTTGCGCGTGAATCCCTTTTCTCAATTGGACTTAATTGTGGACCTGAAATTGGTGTTGCTGCAACAAAGAGCTTTACTTCACAAATGGCAATTTTATATAAAATTGTAAATAAGTTATGTGATGGTTGTATCACTCTTGATTTTCAAGTCATTTCTGATACGTACACCTCGATCTTATCTGATGTATCTGAAATTCAAAGACTAGTAAAAGATATCAAAGATATCCAAAGTCTTTTTGTTATTGGTCGGGGAATACACTATCCAATTGCCAAAGAAGCTGCATTAAAAATCAAAGAAATTACGTATGTTCATTCAGAAGGAATTGCTGCTGGTGAACTGAAGCATGGACCCCTTGCATTGATGGATGAACTTGCATATGTGATTGTAATTAATCCTGATGACGATTCGTATGTGGACAACATGTCAACAGTGCATGAAATTAAGTCTCGTAATGCAAAAGTGATAGGCGTTTCCAACAAACCTGACCCAAATTATGATTATTGGATTCCAATTCCAACTGTAGATCCTGTCCTTTATCCTTTAGTTGAGATAATCTCATTGCAGCTTATTTCATACTATCTTGCAGTAGAGAAAGGAATTGATCCTGATTACCCAAAAAATCTTGCAAAATCTGTCACTGTAAAATGA
- the pgk gene encoding phosphoglycerate kinase — protein MKVLTLDDFSLEGKTVFLRVDMNCPIDMDTMNISGTKRIEEAIETINALNQTKLVIASHQGRVGNGDYTGMDKHVSILENLLNKKIKYVEDVIGESAQKEIKNLQNGEILLLDNLRLCAEENYEFSPEDAAKTIMVKRLAPLFDLCMLDSFPSAHRSHPSIVGFPHVLPACAGRIVEREVRNLDEIMTVAKAPHVIVLGGSKVPDRLEAIKMLIKNGRADHILLTGLIGNVFMRAQARIKYPLGIKREDEVVAKAHALIGEYPDVFTTPVDVAIDKDGQRMEMDVRDIKTGDKIYDLGPKTVEHYSKIISSAGTVFISGPAGFFEKENFSYGTRRLLDAIANSMATTIVSGGHLTTALKEQGLEEKINHISTAGGALVLYLTGSKLPMIKALETTATKHRS, from the coding sequence ATGAAGGTGCTCACGCTTGATGATTTCTCCCTTGAGGGTAAAACTGTCTTTCTGAGAGTGGATATGAATTGCCCTATTGATATGGACACCATGAATATTTCTGGGACAAAAAGAATTGAAGAGGCAATTGAAACCATTAATGCACTAAATCAAACCAAGCTTGTAATCGCCTCTCATCAAGGTCGGGTTGGAAACGGCGACTATACTGGTATGGACAAGCATGTATCAATATTGGAAAATTTATTAAATAAAAAGATCAAATATGTGGAGGATGTAATCGGTGAATCTGCTCAAAAGGAAATAAAAAATTTACAGAATGGTGAAATTTTACTTTTAGATAATCTCAGATTGTGTGCAGAAGAAAATTATGAATTTTCTCCAGAAGATGCCGCAAAGACAATCATGGTAAAGCGTCTTGCGCCATTATTTGATCTATGTATGTTGGACTCATTTCCAAGTGCACACAGATCACATCCGTCAATAGTGGGATTTCCGCATGTTCTACCTGCATGTGCCGGGAGAATTGTTGAGCGAGAAGTTAGAAATCTTGACGAGATAATGACTGTTGCAAAGGCACCTCATGTAATTGTACTTGGTGGTTCTAAGGTTCCAGACAGACTCGAAGCAATTAAAATGTTAATTAAAAATGGCCGCGCAGATCATATTTTGTTGACTGGATTAATCGGTAATGTGTTTATGCGTGCACAGGCCAGAATCAAGTATCCTCTTGGAATCAAAAGAGAAGATGAGGTTGTCGCAAAGGCACATGCTCTGATTGGAGAATATCCTGACGTTTTTACCACTCCTGTGGACGTTGCAATTGACAAAGACGGCCAAAGAATGGAAATGGATGTACGGGATATAAAAACAGGAGACAAGATCTATGATCTGGGTCCAAAAACAGTGGAGCATTATTCTAAAATTATTTCAAGTGCTGGAACCGTATTCATTAGCGGACCTGCTGGATTTTTTGAAAAAGAAAACTTTAGTTATGGCACACGAAGACTACTGGATGCAATTGCAAACTCTATGGCAACTACGATTGTAAGTGGGGGTCATTTGACAACTGCTCTAAAAGAGCAAGGATTGGAGGAAAAAATTAATCATATTAGCACAGCTGGGGGTGCCCTTGTCTTGTATTTGACTGGCTCTAAACTTCCAATGATTAAGGCACTTGAAACCACAGCCACGAAACATAGATCCTAA
- a CDS encoding response regulator, with product MSSMQKIKVLIVDDNPVFLNIFSKLLEIKGFDVTAETVFETGLKHLKSKSHLIVFIDVPLENYVEKEILTSLVKIDAFKNSNVFLFSSADLDHYELDEWRKEGLYSYLQKPVTRSTIIKALVDVRAKINGTLQSSDTEYVDDTSEQMEKLNHLEKQIQNWNSFAQQAEAAQQAEAAQQAEAAQQAEAAQQAEAAQQAEAAQQAEAAQQAEAAQQAEAAQQAEAAQQAEAAQQAEAAQQAEAAQQAEAAQQAEAEDEEATPEQMEKLNHLQKQIQELESLST from the coding sequence TTGTCAAGTATGCAAAAAATCAAAGTTTTGATCGTTGATGATAATCCTGTATTTTTGAACATTTTTTCCAAGTTATTGGAGATAAAAGGTTTTGACGTGACTGCAGAGACTGTATTTGAGACCGGATTAAAGCATCTTAAAAGCAAATCTCATTTGATTGTTTTCATTGATGTTCCATTAGAGAATTATGTTGAAAAAGAGATTTTGACGTCACTTGTAAAAATTGACGCCTTCAAAAATTCAAACGTATTTTTATTCTCCTCTGCTGATCTTGACCATTATGAATTGGATGAATGGCGAAAAGAGGGACTATACTCATATTTACAAAAACCCGTTACACGTAGTACGATAATAAAAGCATTAGTTGATGTTCGTGCAAAAATTAACGGCACTTTACAGTCTTCAGATACTGAATACGTGGATGATACTTCTGAACAGATGGAAAAACTAAACCATTTGGAGAAACAAATTCAGAATTGGAACTCTTTTGCACAACAGGCAGAAGCTGCACAACAGGCAGAAGCTGCACAACAGGCAGAAGCTGCACAACAGGCAGAAGCTGCACAACAGGCAGAAGCTGCACAACAGGCAGAAGCTGCACAACAGGCAGAAGCTGCACAACAGGCAGAAGCTGCACAACAGGCAGAAGCTGCACAACAGGCAGAAGCTGCACAACAGGCAGAAGCTGCACAACAGGCAGAAGCTGCACAACAGGCAGAAGCTGCACAACAGGCAGAAGCTGCACAACAGGCAGAAGCTGAGGATGAAGAAGCTACTCCTGAGCAGATGGAAAAACTAAACCATCTGCAGAAACAAATTCAGGAATTGGAGAGTCTTAGTACCTAA